The following proteins are encoded in a genomic region of Deltaproteobacteria bacterium:
- a CDS encoding DUF1016 domain-containing protein: protein MRKKNTTLTVKKDAQILRQGFYSQVRGVIHDARGKAYRAVNLIMVEAYWNVGRLILEEEQHGKKRADYGSFLIGSLAKRLTQEFGQGFDERNLWYMRSFYEGFPILNALRSELSWTHYRLLLRVENKQARAWYVNEASEGHWSTRQLERQINALYYERLLASKNKKSVCKEASGKLAQVEPEQFIRDPYVLEFLNLKDYPGLREAELEKAIIDNLQNFLLELGKGFSFVARQKRMRFEDENFYVDLVFYNYILKCFVLIDLKIGKLAHQDIGQMDSYVRMFEQHCRGEQDNPTIGLILCSKKNEAVAKYSVLQDSKQIFASKYKLYLPTEQEWIEELEHERTLIEQKQKLLKGD from the coding sequence ATGAGAAAAAAGAATACAACTTTAACCGTTAAAAAAGATGCCCAGATACTCCGACAGGGATTTTACTCCCAAGTGCGGGGTGTAATTCACGACGCAAGGGGCAAGGCATACAGGGCCGTCAATCTCATTATGGTTGAGGCTTATTGGAATGTAGGCCGGCTAATTCTCGAAGAAGAACAGCATGGAAAAAAACGGGCGGATTACGGCTCCTTTCTCATCGGATCACTTGCCAAGCGCTTAACTCAAGAGTTCGGCCAAGGATTTGATGAACGCAACCTGTGGTACATGCGCTCTTTCTACGAAGGATTCCCAATTCTGAACGCACTGCGTTCAGAATTGAGCTGGACGCATTATCGTTTGTTGCTTCGGGTAGAAAATAAACAGGCGCGTGCATGGTATGTGAATGAAGCCTCCGAGGGGCATTGGTCTACACGTCAATTGGAGCGCCAGATTAATGCTCTTTACTACGAGCGTCTTCTAGCTAGCAAAAACAAAAAATCGGTTTGCAAAGAAGCATCAGGAAAATTAGCACAAGTAGAACCCGAACAATTCATTCGTGATCCCTACGTGTTGGAATTCCTTAATCTGAAAGATTACCCCGGCCTTCGTGAAGCGGAATTGGAGAAAGCCATCATCGATAACTTACAAAATTTTTTACTGGAGCTTGGCAAAGGTTTTTCCTTCGTGGCTAGGCAAAAGCGCATGCGATTTGAAGATGAAAATTTCTATGTGGATTTGGTTTTCTACAATTACATCCTCAAATGTTTTGTTCTCATCGATTTGAAAATCGGAAAGCTCGCCCACCAGGATATCGGCCAAATGGACAGCTATGTGCGTATGTTCGAACAGCATTGCCGCGGGGAGCAAGACAACCCGACGATCGGATTGATTCTTTGCTCCAAGAAAAATGAGGCCGTGGCAAAATATTCAGTGCTTCAGGATAGTAAACAGATCTTCGCATCCAAATATAAATTGTACCTCCCAACTGAGCAGGAGTGGATTGAAGAATTGGAGCATGAACGAACCCTAATTGAGCAGAAGCAAAAATTGCTCAAGGGAGATTAA